A stretch of the Musa acuminata AAA Group cultivar baxijiao chromosome BXJ2-7, Cavendish_Baxijiao_AAA, whole genome shotgun sequence genome encodes the following:
- the LOC135582314 gene encoding transcription factor MYBS2-like isoform X2 → MEVHEGAPILYTSQASMLRGVGKEMSQASCFKASTMEAVVEEHKREKVVKLFGVRILGTAEGEEEEVMRKCWSMGCLASCTVASPCAAPGTGGSSQAYVSDSGLDQSLKRGSRRGQERKRGIPWTEEEHRTFLAGLEKLGKGDWRGISREFVTSRTPTQVASHAQKYFLRKNNPGKRKRRSSLFDVVTSDRVLP, encoded by the exons ATGGAAGTCCACGAGGGAGCTCCGATTCTATATACCTCGCAAGCGAGCATGTTACGGGGGGTGGGGAAAGAGATGAGTCAAGCGTCGTGCTTCAAGGCTTCGACCATGGAGGCGGTGGTGGAGGAGCACAAGAGGGAGAAGGTAGTGAAGCTATTTGGCGTCAGGATTCTGGGGACGGccgaaggggaggaggaggaggtgatgaGGAAATGCTGGAGCATGGGTTGCTTGGCCTCCTGCACGGTCGCATCTCCCTGTGCCGCCCCCGGCACCGGCGGCAGCAGCCAGGCCTACGTCTCCGACAGCGGCCTGGACCAGTCTTTAAAGAGAGGGAGCAGGAGAGGCCAGGAAAGGAAGCGAG GAATTCCCTGGACGGAGGAAGAGCACAGAACGTTTCTAGCTGGGTTGGAAAAGCTTGGGAAGGGGGACTGGAGAGGAATCTCCAGGGAGTTTGTGACCAGTAGAACTCCAACCCAAGTAGCCAGCCACGCTCAGAAGTATTTCCTTAGGAAGAACAATCCCGGCAAAAGGAAGCGCAGGTCCAGCCTCTTCGATGTGGTCACCTCTGATCGA GTACTGCCATAG